The genomic window CGCGCGATACGGCCGCCCAAAAAAGTCCACCGCCTCAATATTCGCGCCCACCGGGCGGTCCACCAACATCGCCACAATCGCCCCCGCTTGCAGCCGCTTGATGATCTCGACAAACGCAAACGCGTCATTCCCCACCACAATCGTCTCCACGCCCCAGCGCGAGCGGGAACCTTTGCGCAGCTCCGTGAGATTGCTGCCCGGCTCCGCCTGCGTGAGCACCGCGAGTTGGAACCCTTCCAGCGAGAGCAACGGCGCGCCCACCTCCCAGTTCCCCAAGTGCGGCGTCAGCAACAACACGCCCCGGCCCTTGGCCACCACGGCGCGCAACGCGTCCCAATCCTTCGGATTCAACTTCCACTCAGAAATCGCCTCCCCGCCTTCGAGCCGCAGCAAGTCCGCCAGCTTCAGCGCAAACTGCCGAAACATGCTCCGCGCCGCCCGCTCAGCCGCGCCGCGTTCCCCATTGAAAATCGGCAGCAAATTATCCGTCACCACCCGCACCCGCTCGGGGCGCAGCCGCGCATAACTTTGAAACACCGCCACACACAAGCCATTAAACACCGGCTTCGGGATCACCCGCGCCAGCCACAAGCCGAACTGCCACACCCGCGCTTGATAAAACGAGGAGGGCGCGGCGGCCGGAGGCGCGGACCCGCCCTGGCTGCGGGCGGACGTGGCCGGCTGACCCCGGCGCCACACGCGCACCCCGATCAGCGCGCTCGCCAGCATCAAACCACCGCCAAGCCAAAGCGTGTTCATGGTAATAAATAGCCCTCGATCAGTTCACCGATGGCCGGATTTTCCAACCGCCACGTGCCATTCGTGCCGGCCGCGAAGCGGAGCGGCGCGGGGAGCGGGCGGCTGGCCAACGCGGCGGGCAAATGCAACCATAACAACCGCACGGGCGGCGTCCCCCGGCCACTCCAGGATTGCCGGTTCGGGGGGAACTCCACATGCCACCCCTCGCCCTCCCGGAACGCCGACATCATCGTCATCATCGGCTTGGAAAACTCCACATACGCCGTCCCCTCCGCATTCGTGGCCAGCAAAACCTCCCCGGCCAGCTCCGGTTTATCCCGTCCGATATGCCAGACCGCCTGCCCCTGCCGGATACCCCAATCGGGGCCAATCGGTCGGCTCAACCGCGACGGGCCGAGCAGACTGCAACCCGCAACTCCCATCAATCCGCCCGCCAAAACCAGCCAAACCAGCCGCGCACCCCAAGCGTTGCAACCGCGCTGAAGCGCCCCCGGCACACCCTCGCGTGCCTGGGCGAAACAACCGAATACGATTCGCGCAAGACCATTCATTTAGGGGCTACTATCCGGCCAGCACCGGGGGGGTTGTCAAACCCGAATAATGAAGCCCTTTAGATCGCCACTCCGACGGTGAAAGGAAAGCTTCGGCGTCCCGCCTTCAGGCGGCCTGACTTCCAAACTGCCGCGAGCACCAGGGCTACCGAGCCCGCCAGCTAAAGTTCATGGGCGTCAACCCAAGGAGCGCGGGCCTCCGGCCCGCGTGGTTTTGGCTGCTTGAGCCGCACGCACCGCGGAGTGAATCACCGGGGCTACTCCCACGCCCCCAGCGGACCGGAGGTCCGCGCTCCATACGTATCGCCTCCCTAGGCTGATTGGCATCTTCATGCATACACGCTGCCGCCGCCCTACAAATCCGTAAGTTTCCTTACAAATATACCCCATTCCTGTCAGTTCCACCCGTTTTCCTGTCATTCCGACGCCAATTCCTTTCAGGCACTCGCCCATTCCTGTCAAGTTTACCCGATTTCC from Verrucomicrobiota bacterium includes these protein-coding regions:
- a CDS encoding lysophospholipid acyltransferase family protein yields the protein MNTLWLGGGLMLASALIGVRVWRRGQPATSARSQGGSAPPAAAPSSFYQARVWQFGLWLARVIPKPVFNGLCVAVFQSYARLRPERVRVVTDNLLPIFNGERGAAERAARSMFRQFALKLADLLRLEGGEAISEWKLNPKDWDALRAVVAKGRGVLLLTPHLGNWEVGAPLLSLEGFQLAVLTQAEPGSNLTELRKGSRSRWGVETIVVGNDAFAFVEIIKRLQAGAIVAMLVDRPVGANIEAVDFFGRPYRAALAPAELARASGCALLPVVIIREGDRYRVHVYPELEYDRRALGNREARRTLTQRIMHTFEPEIRQYPDQWYHFVPVWPAAEPAPTGSAPIKPAAPPIQPPPTPGQSP